The genome window CATCATACGCATTGCTTTGGTTGCTCAGAGCAAAATTGCCCCTGCTGACCGCCACTGGGGAACTCAAAGAAACAGCGGCGTCGCTATAGGACGTCGTTGTAGTAGTTGCTGGCCCAGCCCAGTTACCTGCACGGAAAAAACTATGAGCATAGTTTTGGGTGGTTATACCTTGCATATTTCGGGCTTCATAAACCACAGATGGATTGGTCTGATACTGCATAGACTGCCCCAGATAATGGAAATTACTACAGTTTTGCAGAGCAGGAATCACAGCTGTCGCAGGCGTGGCAGTGAAATAAGCCGGAATAAAACGCCCAATAGCGGCACTGGTTGCACTTGGAATGGTATAGCCAAAATAACCATTTGTAGCAGGAGAAGCGGTAAAGCTAAAAACACCTACTTCAGATACAGATGGAGCTATGGTGGTGACGCCACCAGCCGCAGCAACATGGTTATACGAGGCTAAACTTAAAGAACCTGTACTAGCCCCCTGCGAAACCAATGGCGCCACTAAATTGCGGCTCAGTCCGATAGTATTCAGCCGGAAATTCGGAGTGTTTAATGTATTTCCGCAAAGGTTCGTATCACCATTATTAGCCGAAGCTTTGGCTATCACTGATAGATTAAAAGTTTCACCCGCTTTTTTATAGGCATTGCAGTTGGTATAAGGAGAAGCACAACTGACGGGGGCTGTAATAGTATTCCCCTCCTGCACACAAAGACCGGCAGGCCGGGCGATAAATTGATCAGAGCCTGTCATCACCAACCCGGTATCTGAACCAGCTCCGTCATAACGAGCATTAAATTGCATTTGGCCTGCATCAATATAATTCAATGATACAGTGGCCTGACCGCTGGCATTAAAACTCAGGTTTCTTGTTTGTGCAGCCCCCTCAGATTGAGCTATTGCCACAGTATCCACCAGAACGGAACGACTTTCTGGTCGGCCGGATGCGACTGGGTCTATATAGTCGGACCAGAGTTTGACGGCTTTAGTCACACTTGCGAACGCAGGGACACACTGCTGGCTAGAGTTATCTTTGCGCACTGCGCTTATCACTACATTCTGTGACTGGTTGGCAATCATATCTTGCACATTAAATACAAAACCGCTGTCTGCCACTGTAAAAATACAATCATCAGCTGCCCCCCCTTGCAGACATTGCACAGCATTGGTAGGAGTGACACTCGACGATGTGACAGCCAGTGTAAAACTCCCTGCTGTCGTTTTAATTAAGTTTTTTGATGTTGAACCGGTAAAAGTAAAAGGATTAGTGCCACTCCAACTGCCGCCAACTGCCGCAAGGTTTAACGTCACAGGAGAAGTATACAGCTCTGTACAAGACGCATTGGCACAAGCCTTAATAATGACTTCGGTTGGGTTGCAGGTTAAGGGCGAAGCCGGGTAACTAAACTCTATATGGTGTAATTGTGACCCCAGCTCTATCGGAGCAGAAGGCTGCTGTGTACAAACCTGAATATTAGTAATTTCATGGAAATTCGTATTGTCGCCTGTGGAACCTGTGTAGGAAAGCAACAAATTGGCCGGAGGGGCTGGCTGGCCCAAACTAAGCAAATTCGATGATGTCAGCAAAGTACTGTAACTAGAACCACCAGCCAGGCGTCTTTCCAACTGGAACGAAACCGTTTGTGGGCTTGCGATTCTGGAATCAATAGTAATTCTGTATCTGTCCCCTCGGGCTAGCGTGCTACCGGTTGAACTCAGTATAGGAGACAAGGTAGTGGTGCCACCAAGCCAGCCATAGTTAGTACTGCTTGCAGCCCTGACCCCTATAGCTTGAGGACGAGCCGTTGTACCACCAACCCGTCCTTCCGTGGCCTGAGAAAAACTACCATACTCATCAAAACCTATACCGAGCCAGCCTCCGGAAAAACCATTCTGTGCCGGGCTGACATTGGTGCGTTGCGCATAACCAAGGCTACCACCGTAACTGCCAGGAACCGGGGCTATTGCAGCATCGGACAATACAACAGCAATACCATCAGCTCCATTGATACCACCACCATAAGCATAATGATCAAACTCTATGGTCATTTTATTGCCAGCGGCAGGGAAGCTACGCTTAAAGGTGATAGAAGTGGCCTGATTTAAGGTGTTTTCAGTCAGCCGCAAACGACTGGGAGAGGTTCTTAATGAAGGAGGCGTGCTGTTGCGTTGTGTTAAATACCAGTTTGCATCGTTGGCAAAGTTTTCTGTAAAACATTCATTGATACAAGTAGCGACTTGCTCGTACATATTTTTGATATCAGATGTCAGCAGCTCCCGATCATAAAATCTGACTTCATCAATTTGGCCACGAATACCTGCTGTTCCATCCGGCAAGGCACCGATAGCAAAATTCCCAGTGCCGTCATTGGGCGTTTTTGCACTGTCACTGTCGCCTATAGTGCTGTCCGGTACGCCATCCACCAGTTGATTATTCACGTAAAGCCGCATCCGTCTGTTATTTTTACTATAGCTGAACGCAATGTGCTGCCACTGATCATTAAAAATAGCGGTACCACTGGTTTCAACATAACGAACACCGCCGCCTGTCATCCGGACTGAAAACCTTAAATTGCCGCCTGACTCGCGGGTTAATTGAAAACGCCCGGCTAAACCACTGACTGCACCACCGTAAGCCATAATAGTCTGGCTACCCGAAGCCTGAGCAGCAGCACTCATTTTTAGCCACAAGGTAAAACCAAATTCATCACTGTTGTGGAAATAGCTGTTTCTGGCTATATCCACAAAAGGATGGCTGAACGTACCTGTCGCCTGAAAATCGCCATAAGTACAGGAAGCAGGTGACGGGAATAACTGAGCAACAACGGCACTGTTAACAGCACGGCCATGCTTGGCCTCCAATGAAGAGTCTTTCACTTCACCAGCGCTGCCATTCCAAAGCACTTCATCAAAACGCCAGTAGGAATCTCTGGTTACCGTACCTACACCACCACAGGCATACAAAGGCTCGTCCACAGGAATACAGGAGCCAATCACCTCACTGCTACCGTTGACATAGACCTTGTCATAGTCAGGCGTGACTAAGTCGCCATAAACTTGCGAGTTATTCACTGAAATACTGCCGGAAACCGAGGTCACTAAGACAGGAGAAGTATCTGAACCCAACGTACTGTTATTGATAGTGACAGTACTGGCGCTGGTAATGGAACCACTGGTCATAGTGACATTATTCACTACGGCAGGGTTGTTGGACGTCATAGTGTAGTCACCTGAGATAGTACCGCCAGTGATGCTAATGCCAGATTGCACAGTAGCGCCTCCGGCAAGGTCGGTATTATTGGTGGTTAAGGTACAACAAGGCGTAGTGATCATGCCGGTGACTGAGCCACCTGTCAGATTTAAAGCTCCATTTGTACTGGTAACATCAGCTAAGAAAACATCGTTGTTGGTGGTGATATTACTGCTGATAGTGACATTCGCATTATAAGTGCTGTTACTGGTATTCAACGCCCCGTTGGTGACTGTCACAGTTGAGCCGTATTGACTCGCTGAGCTGGTAATGCCATTTCGAATACTGACAGCCCCACTGACTGAGCTGCTGCTGACAGAACCAGTTCCTGAGGTAGTCAGACTTCCTGTTAAACTGGTATTCGTTAGCGTAAGGCTGCCATAAGTCGCCAGAATATTACCTGTTTGATTCAGGTTCTGCACACTGACAGCAGCCTCAGAGCTGATGTTTCCCGTGATAC of Rheinheimera sp. MM224 contains these proteins:
- a CDS encoding DUF6701 domain-containing protein, whose translation is MKLLLWVATGFLLFANLPAFAATINFNISPTNLTSLNSSGTCSGSWSYNAFNRTFTCSGQISFASGDQIATNTSSGINLSANAGISATNNLIGSSSNRISLVSSYGQIQIYGQTQLFGHIQTESGGVLVQGTSNAVRASITGNISSEAAVSVQNLNQTGNILATYGSLTLTNTSLTGSLTTSGTGSVSSSSVSGAVSIRNGITSSASQYGSTVTVTNGALNTSNSTYNANVTISSNITTNNDVFLADVTSTNGALNLTGGSVTGMITTPCCTLTTNNTDLAGGATVQSGISITGGTISGDYTMTSNNPAVVNNVTMTSGSITSASTVTINNSTLGSDTSPVLVTSVSGSISVNNSQVYGDLVTPDYDKVYVNGSSEVIGSCIPVDEPLYACGGVGTVTRDSYWRFDEVLWNGSAGEVKDSSLEAKHGRAVNSAVVAQLFPSPASCTYGDFQATGTFSHPFVDIARNSYFHNSDEFGFTLWLKMSAAAQASGSQTIMAYGGAVSGLAGRFQLTRESGGNLRFSVRMTGGGVRYVETSGTAIFNDQWQHIAFSYSKNNRRMRLYVNNQLVDGVPDSTIGDSDSAKTPNDGTGNFAIGALPDGTAGIRGQIDEVRFYDRELLTSDIKNMYEQVATCINECFTENFANDANWYLTQRNSTPPSLRTSPSRLRLTENTLNQATSITFKRSFPAAGNKMTIEFDHYAYGGGINGADGIAVVLSDAAIAPVPGSYGGSLGYAQRTNVSPAQNGFSGGWLGIGFDEYGSFSQATEGRVGGTTARPQAIGVRAASSTNYGWLGGTTTLSPILSSTGSTLARGDRYRITIDSRIASPQTVSFQLERRLAGGSSYSTLLTSSNLLSLGQPAPPANLLLSYTGSTGDNTNFHEITNIQVCTQQPSAPIELGSQLHHIEFSYPASPLTCNPTEVIIKACANASCTELYTSPVTLNLAAVGGSWSGTNPFTFTGSTSKNLIKTTAGSFTLAVTSSSVTPTNAVQCLQGGAADDCIFTVADSGFVFNVQDMIANQSQNVVISAVRKDNSSQQCVPAFASVTKAVKLWSDYIDPVASGRPESRSVLVDTVAIAQSEGAAQTRNLSFNASGQATVSLNYIDAGQMQFNARYDGAGSDTGLVMTGSDQFIARPAGLCVQEGNTITAPVSCASPYTNCNAYKKAGETFNLSVIAKASANNGDTNLCGNTLNTPNFRLNTIGLSRNLVAPLVSQGASTGSLSLASYNHVAAAGGVTTIAPSVSEVGVFSFTASPATNGYFGYTIPSATSAAIGRFIPAYFTATPATAVIPALQNCSNFHYLGQSMQYQTNPSVVYEARNMQGITTQNYAHSFFRAGNWAGPATTTTTSYSDAAVSLSSPVAVSRGNFALSNQSNAYDGLFSLTLSGDVLSYLRPVEPDYPAPFVPQLKLNLLAGQWADQDGVCVKTTDAGLCQKVEVGITAPTQKYGRLVIKGGNVADAAPASTLVPLEFRTEFWSGTAFVVNIDDSCTTIDPASVSFSTAGLGVTGSSYPLSSGLTGATSLSATIPGGSTGVWPVFYAAPDWLKYNWLEENGSQVADNPFSEVSVGRYRGNKRQIFWQERLN